A window from Longibacter salinarum encodes these proteins:
- a CDS encoding fasciclin domain-containing protein encodes MYTPCWFRSLAAILVVPFLAFAIAGCGESGDPAQEDNSTAVTLSDSSSLASVIETDDRFTTLQTALDSSGLDSTLASAGPYTLFAPTNAAFDRLPEGTVPDLLDRENRDRLRMILTHHVVQQKLMSEDVSGMAFVNTMEGSSVPVSADDGTLRVGSATVLDADIVTGNGVIHVIDSVLRPPVMDNDSTEP; translated from the coding sequence ATGTATACACCTTGCTGGTTCCGATCCCTGGCGGCCATTCTGGTCGTTCCTTTTCTTGCTTTCGCCATAGCTGGATGCGGCGAGTCCGGGGATCCGGCACAAGAGGATAATTCTACGGCTGTCACGCTGAGCGATAGTAGTTCTCTAGCGAGTGTGATCGAAACCGACGACCGCTTTACAACCTTACAGACCGCTCTTGATTCGAGCGGTCTCGACTCCACGCTTGCGAGCGCAGGTCCGTATACGTTGTTTGCCCCGACCAATGCGGCATTCGATCGACTTCCCGAAGGGACCGTTCCCGATTTGCTCGATCGTGAAAACAGGGATCGTCTCCGTATGATTTTGACCCACCACGTCGTGCAGCAAAAATTGATGAGCGAGGACGTGAGTGGAATGGCGTTTGTCAATACGATGGAGGGTTCATCTGTACCGGTCAGCGCTGACGACGGTACGCTTCGCGTCGGCAGTGCTACCGTGCTTGACGCGGATATCGTGACCGGTAATGGCGTCATCCACGTGATTGACTCCGTTTTGCGCCCGCCGGTCATGGACAATGATTCTACCGAACCGTGA